In Halococcus agarilyticus, the DNA window CGTGCGGTTCGTGTGCTGTTCGTCCGCGCCGGTGCGTGCGTCGTTGGTGTCGTGTTCGCTCATGAGTGATCGTTCCGTTGGGTGTTCAGTCGCTGTCGGACCACGGGGTGAGCCGCCGACCGAGCGCCGCGACGAGCGCCGAGGAGGCGTACCCGAGCGCGCCGACCGCGAGCATGCCGATGACGATGGTTTGCTTGTTTCGCAGTCGCGACCCCCGGATGATGATGTAGCCGAGTCCGGGGCCGCCGGTGACGAGCTCGGCGGCGACGACCGTGATCCAGCCGAGCCCGACGCCGAGCGAGAGCCCGGTGATGATCGACGGCAGCGTCGCCGGCAGCACGACGTGCCGGAAGACGTTCGTCGCGGACGCGCCGAGGCTCTCGGCCGCCCGGCGGAACTCCGCCTCGACGTTCCGTGCGCCCTCGATGGTGTTCGTGAAGATCGGGAAGAACGCTCCGACGAACACGACGAACAGCGCGGACAGCGGGATCGACACCGAGCCGAGTGCGATCGCCGGGAAGACGATGATGGCGATCGGGAGCCACGCGATCGGCGGGATCGGTCGAAGCGCTTCGAGCGCGGGGTACAGCAGGTTCTCCCACCGCCGGCTCGTGCCGACGACGAGGCCGAGCGGGATCGCGAGCACCGCCGCGACCCCGACGCCAAGCGCCACCCGCACCGTCGAGTAGACGGCGTGGAGATAGATGGTGTCCCCGCCCTCGATCAGCGGCCGGCCGGCGAGCACCTCGCCGAACGCCACGAGGGCCGTCCCGGGGCTGACGAAGTGCTCGAAGTTGAGCACCCCGAACTGGTAGAACACCCACCAGACCCCGAGGAAGCCGACGAGCGAGAGGAGCTTTCGCATCCCTCGTGTCGGCGACGGGAGACTCCCCGAGAACCACTCGCCGATCCGGTCGGTCGCCGAGCGCGTGCTCATTCGCCCCCTCCCGTGGTGCCACCAGCCGAGGCGTTCGTGGTTCCCGAAGCGTTGCCGCCGCCCGACGCGTTCCCGGTCGATCGCGGCGACCACTCGACCGCGTCGTCGAGTTCCGCCGCCGCTTCGTTGAGGATCTCCGGCTTGTACCGGTCGTCCGGCGGCGGGGCTTCGAGCGCTCCCTGACGGGTGAGGAACTCCGGGCCGGTCTCCTTCATCAGCCGCCCCGGTTCCTCGGCCTGCTCATAGTCGGTCGCGTACTTCAGTCGCTGCACGTTCTCGCCGATCGGCGGGTCCCGGTAGACGCCCCACCGGAGCGACGAACGATCGAAGTACCGGAGGTCCGCTTCCTGGGCGACCAGATCGAGGGTTCGCTCGTGCTCGGTCGCGAGGACCCGCGTCGCTTCGAGCTCGGCTTTCAGAATTCCCTTCGCGGCCTCGCGGTGGTTGTTGATCAGGCTGTCGGTCATCGGGATCCCGCCGGCGTCAATCACGTCGTACTCCGCACCGGTCGAGACGTATCGCGTCAACTCGTCCTGGAACACCGACTTCGCGATCGAGGGCTCCCAGCCTAGCCCTGCCGCGATCCGCCCCTCGCGGAGGTTCGCGAGGATGGTCGAGATGGAGGTGTCCTCCATGGTGACGTCGATCCCCTCCTCTTCGAGCAGCCGCAACAGATACCGGTGGGTACACGACCCCTTCGTGACGCCGACGGTCTTGCCGGCGATGTCCGACGTCTGCTGGATGTCCGAGTTGCGGGGCACGACCAGGAGGTTACACTGTTGGCCCCGTGACCAGTTGGCGAGACCGACGAGACTGGCCGGGGTCTCGTCCTGAGCGATGGTGGTCAGCGCCGGCATGTCGCCCATCCAGCCCGCCTGGTTCTTCCCGACGCTCATCCGGTTGCCGACGACCGCGCCCTGGAGCGCCGACTGCCACGCCAACGAGTAGTCCTCGGGGAGGTACTTCTGTGGGATGTCGCTGTGTTTCATGACGAGCGCCTCCCACGCGTGTGCGGAGAACGGCTGGTAGCCCATCGTCAGCGTCTTCCCAGTGCCGGACGCGGCACCGAGACACCCGGTCAGTGTTCCGATTCCTCCGACAGCCGACGCCTGGAGGAACCGTCGGCGTGAGGGACTCATCGTCGCCTCGTTCGATAACATATTATCATTCGCTTTTGGCTGCTGTTCGACCGCCCGTTGATTGGCGCACGCTACAGTACGAACCCCGATCGACGATCGAACGGGGACCGAAGAATCGACGCGCACGACGCATCCGTACCGCTCGCATCGAGCGCAAGCTATCGGTACTGCGGTGTACGGCCGTCTCGGGGGAGAGCCTGTCGCCTGCGAATGAAAGTGTCCGCCGTTCGTTCCGCAGCGCACCGGTTTCACGGCGGGATGGTCGACGTTCGTTCCGCGATCAGTCGGTCGTGCTCGATCGGACCGCCCGCTCGGCCGCGTCGAGCGCCGCGTCGGGGTCGAACCCCTCGACGACCGTTTCGAGCTCCTCGCGGGACCGACCACGAAGCTCGCGTGCGTGTTCGGCGATGGTCGGGATCGCGCGGACGAGGTTGTCGACGATCGGGACGTCGGCGACCTGCGGCGAGCGTGAGAGCGGGTTGAGATCGATCACGATCTCGGTTTTCCCCATCTCATCGAGCGCCGCGGCGCGGTCGCCGTCCTCCAGGGGGACGAGCACCACGTCGGCGGCGTGGATGCCGTCGGCGTCGACCGTCGCGCGGGCGTGGTCGAGCCCCGGAATCTGCGCGTCGGCAGCCAGGCCCTTCACCTCGCTCGCCCCGTGCTCGCGGAGGTGCTCGGCGATCGCCGCCATCCGTTCGTCGGTGCGATTGAAGAGGTTCACCTCGATGTCCGCGCCCGTCGCTTCGGCGAGATCGACCACCGCCGCGGGACACAGCGCCGCGACGTTGCCGTTCACGGAGATCACGGGATGATCGGCGAGCAGGAACTGGGCGGCGGCGGCGCGGGCGGCCGCGTCGGCGCTCTCGATGGTGCGCTCGCCGAGCAAGTAGTCGTAGGCCTCGCCGCGCCCCTGCGCGATGAGCCCCTGCAAGGAGGTGATCCCCTTCTCGACACCGGCCTCGATCCGGTGGCGCGCGAGCAGCGACTCGTGGCGGGGGTGTGACTCCGGGATCTCGGTCTCGTCTGCGGGGGCGACGGGGATCCGCGGCTCCTCGCTCATACGGCCGTTCGGCCGCTCCGAAACAAAAGCACCCCGTGTTGGCGTCGGTGGGGAACCCCTACCCGGCGTCGTGTCCGACAGCTCCCGCACCCGGTCGGTGGATCCCACAGGTCGTCGGCTCGTAGCCCACATCCGAGAGGCCGGTGTCGAGCGCGAACACCGTCTCGCCGAGCATCGCCATCGACGCCACGCCGCCCGCCGCCTCGACGGCCTCGATCGCGTCGTCGACCCGCTCGGTCAGCAGGCCGGCCTCGCGGGCGAACGTCGCCGAGACTTT includes these proteins:
- a CDS encoding ABC transporter substrate-binding protein; translated protein: MSPSRRRFLQASAVGGIGTLTGCLGAASGTGKTLTMGYQPFSAHAWEALVMKHSDIPQKYLPEDYSLAWQSALQGAVVGNRMSVGKNQAGWMGDMPALTTIAQDETPASLVGLANWSRGQQCNLLVVPRNSDIQQTSDIAGKTVGVTKGSCTHRYLLRLLEEEGIDVTMEDTSISTILANLREGRIAAGLGWEPSIAKSVFQDELTRYVSTGAEYDVIDAGGIPMTDSLINNHREAAKGILKAELEATRVLATEHERTLDLVAQEADLRYFDRSSLRWGVYRDPPIGENVQRLKYATDYEQAEEPGRLMKETGPEFLTRQGALEAPPPDDRYKPEILNEAAAELDDAVEWSPRSTGNASGGGNASGTTNASAGGTTGGGE
- a CDS encoding ABC transporter permease yields the protein MSTRSATDRIGEWFSGSLPSPTRGMRKLLSLVGFLGVWWVFYQFGVLNFEHFVSPGTALVAFGEVLAGRPLIEGGDTIYLHAVYSTVRVALGVGVAAVLAIPLGLVVGTSRRWENLLYPALEALRPIPPIAWLPIAIIVFPAIALGSVSIPLSALFVVFVGAFFPIFTNTIEGARNVEAEFRRAAESLGASATNVFRHVVLPATLPSIITGLSLGVGLGWITVVAAELVTGGPGLGYIIIRGSRLRNKQTIVIGMLAVGALGYASSALVAALGRRLTPWSDSD
- a CDS encoding 4-phosphopantoate--beta-alanine ligase, which produces MSEEPRIPVAPADETEIPESHPRHESLLARHRIEAGVEKGITSLQGLIAQGRGEAYDYLLGERTIESADAAARAAAAQFLLADHPVISVNGNVAALCPAAVVDLAEATGADIEVNLFNRTDERMAAIAEHLREHGASEVKGLAADAQIPGLDHARATVDADGIHAADVVLVPLEDGDRAAALDEMGKTEIVIDLNPLSRSPQVADVPIVDNLVRAIPTIAEHARELRGRSREELETVVEGFDPDAALDAAERAVRSSTTD